In the Populus trichocarpa isolate Nisqually-1 chromosome 8, P.trichocarpa_v4.1, whole genome shotgun sequence genome, aaaatgaatatatataaattaatcaatgatcttaaaaaaaaataataagcacTTTCTTATACAtgataaaattggaaaatttaTTGTACATAGATAGAGCAATATTGCAAGTAGTGAAATTTCCTTCTTACTGGATGCATCTACCCACCAcccaataattatatatatatatatatatatatatatatatatatgattaccACTTGCCGAAATTTTTGTAAAGGTCCAAAAAGTACAGCCGAAATTTTTATCTACTCACTCGCTCTGTTGCTTCCTCCTTCACACTACTAGCAGGCCaagaccaaaaccaaaaccttgAGAATCTTCTAGAAAACTGAAGATTCCAGGGAGGACTCACTTACTCATGACTCGTTCTCTGGGCTGCTGGCTCAGCCTCTCAGTCATGCTTACGTTCCCCTAGTCGGCTCATTTTCACAATTAATTAGTCCTCCTATGAGTcgattgagtatttttttttatccccccAAACCCTATCTCTCTTTCACTTTCGTATCCATCGAGTCAAGGGCACAAATGTCATTCCAATGAAAGTCAACTATAAAAGTCAAAACATGTATAGTTGTACAGCTCACACAAGTAGTTACACGAACCAAACAACCTTATAAATACGACACCGATAAGACACCTACATAGTTCCATTACTTTCGCCCTAAGCGATCCAATATCCTTTTCACATTTGAAACCATAGCAGCAAAATCCTTATAGCTCACATTTCTATATCTGGGTAACCATGAAGAGAAGTTTGTATGCGAGAGAGATTGATAGCATAACCATGGCAAACTGCCTGGTGTTTCTATCTAAAGGAAGGGAATCATATTCTTTCCCTTCCTTTGATCACGCCATTAACAATAATTCTCCGAGTCGTGTTTTTGAGTGCAAAACATGCAACAGGAAATTCCCATCATTTCAAGCCTTGGGTGGTCACCGTGCAAGTCACAAGAAGCCTAAGTTGATGGGAGGAGAAGGGAGCTTCGAGTCTCAATCGCCGGCGAAGCCTAAAACACACGAGTGCTCTATTTGTGGGCTAGAGTTTGCAATAGGGCAAGCTTTGGGTGGTCATATGAGGAGACATAGAGCTGCCTTGAACGATCAAAACCAGCTGGCGGATCCTTTGAGCCCTCCTAGTTCTGATCATAAGCAAGTAGTTCCTGTCGTGAAGAAATCTAACAGTAGGAGGGTTTTGTGTTTGGATTTGAATTTGACTCCTAATGAGAATGATATGGAGTTGTTCAAGCTGGGAAACGCAGCTCCTATATATAGTTGATTGTTTCTTTTAGATCGTACATGTGCAGTCTCATCATGATATGCTAGACCTATAGGTTTTCTCGTTAATTTTCTGCTTCCCTTTTTTTCCCCCGAATATAGGAACACTTGCCATCTTGTATTTAAATTTGTTCATTTGTTCATAGACCTGCAATGAGAAGCTAGCTCATGGTATTAATTTCCTTTCCATTCAATTACTTTAAATAATCAAGCTTTATTACGTCATCATGAGGCAAGGATGATGTGTACCGTGATAATTAAACTTGTGATCATGAGTGGTGATTATAATTAATTGTCAAGCATTATTACTATAATTGATTGAGAGATTTAGCTTTCGTTCTTGCGTATTCCTAATTAATTGGAAAGAGGAAAAATTTACAAATGAGAAGCGATGATCGCTCTCTCAAAGAGCTGGTCCAGTGGCTAGAATTAGTTTGAGATTTCAGATTAggaaaactcaaatttaaatatCTGGAAAAATGAGAGGACGTTTAGTTATGGGGGTGATTTTAATTTGTAACCTAAAATGAAGCTCTCAAATCCGATGCCTCATAACCGCACAGAAACAGAAGTGCAGATACCAAGCTTTGTTGGTGATTGtatataattagataattaaattaggttttagtacataaattttgttttatgaatattaatttaaggagaaaaaaagggggAGAAGGAAAATCCATCTTGCATATGtaaaattgtaattctcaaaattgaagaagaagaagaagaagatacagaGAGGGAGCTGAGAGATTGTCTTGTTGttgattaaatttctttctcttgCTATGGGATTTTTATGGCATTGGTTGTCTATATTGAAGAGTCAGCTGGGAACTTTTCTTGATaacctcaagttttttttttcattattattattgtgaaaCTTAATTAACTTGAAGTCCATTCATGTATATCTAAAATGCATAGATTCAATGTGTATGTGTAGCTTCCCTAAAATTTCCTTTTCGTAGTGAATCATTACTACAAAATCGTGTCAATGATTCATCATGATTGATTGTCAAGATTAAGATTAGGTTTAAGGATCTGTTTAGGAGTGTggttgcagtttttttttaaagtgtttttcacttagaaatatattaaaataatattttttttattttttaaaaaattatttttaaaatcagcgcatcaaaatgatctaaaaacacaaaaaaaattaatttgaaataaagaaaaaaaatttaaaaatttaatttttttaaaaaacgtttttgaaacacaaaaaataatatgaccCAAATAAGGACTCCAAtcacataatatttttaccaaatgaatagttggCTTCTACAATAAACTTTATAAGGAAATATTTAAGATGgcaaaaatttaaacattattttgCTAGAGTTATTTATAAGCGGTATGTTTTTACGGTTGAAACTATATTtcatgactttaaaaaaaatttgcttgagactattttttttatgtttttaaattgttttgatgcgctgatattaaaaataatttttaataaataaaaagttatttttatatattttccagcaaaaaaatattttaaaaaacaaccatttctGCTTAACTCTAAAACACTACCTCAAAGGTGACCAATAAAAGCTCATATCAGTGATCAtctattttcaattcaattttaatataactGTTATTCGGTAATGGACtttttaatctttgcaattGGTCTAGTGATCTGATTTTATGGCCTTGGAGCCTATATCATGGTTTGTTTcatattctatttttaattaatatgatgaaTGAATTCATCAGAAGATCAAGTCTCAATTCATATAGCATATGGTCAATTCATAAGttgaaattgtttattattattattattattattattattattttataatgacacgaatctatttttataaaaagctaAGCTTTAACTTCGTTATATCCTATCAAAGGCCCATTTGGTGGGCAACAGTAAATGATTCCGGGATCCCTCCATCAAAAGGCAGCACGTTGTTGAATATTAATGGCTACATACTGCAgtcataaatatataaaaccgATGCTTAAAAGCTCGAGAGTCGTCACTCGTCTGTCAATggacgatatttttttttagaagatgcaaattaaatatttttttcaataaaaaatataggaagGAAATAAGTTTCATCAACTCTCCATAAATAATcattaaatagaattttttttaaaaagcctGTAGCATAATTCACcattaaaatgaatttcatctaattgttttcaaacttattttaaaatgagtttctgaaattaaatagagaaatcatcaaacaatatttatgtcggaaaataacaaaaaccagCGCCTATTGCGCCATGTCTTGCACATGGAGAGTGGTTCATCGAATTTTTAATCTCCATTTgactgtcattttttttttttaaaaaaaaaagactgtcATTGAGGGATGTCCCGGACTCCATGCCAGCATCTCAAGACGACCGTAATGGATGGGCTTGACCATGTTCGAGATTCCAGATCGTTAAGCCCTCGACGTGAAACAGCGAATTATATGACCTTGTGTCTTTCCATCAGTAGTCAAGCGTTACCGATCCACTGTTTTTTTAAGCAGGCTCTCAAGATTCaaaaatagatagaaaaaataaaataaaaaattaactttttatgatttaattaattttatgtatatatagttGAGTTGTACTCCATCTCAATTTCAACCGTAAGAACAAACAcacttttattatttctatataGCAGTTCATACTTGCAGTTTTATCATTGGACAAACCTCAACGCACAAATTAAAGGTATGACAGCTGAGATAAGCCTTCCTTTTCTTAATCGAGATTAGTAAATATTATCTTAGATTTTTTCCAAGTAGAtataatcatgaaattaaaaaaaaaaaaattgaatttgggaGGCCCATGAAGCATATCATTCTTAGGTTCAGTTTTAACTTAAAGATCGAATTATGAATTTGGTTATAGTTGTagctaggggtgatcattttcgattcggttcggtttttattaaaaaaaataacagaaaccgaccggtttcggttcggttcggttttttaggacaaaaacctgTTCCAACCGGTTtcggctcggtttttccggtttggctcggtttttcgagtttgggttcggttcggttttttcagtttcaggcttataaaactgaaccgaacgagtcggttttttcaaaattttaattggttttttttcacggttcggttttttcaattatttttttccagttttctcggtttttcagtttttttgctcaactTTAACTGTAGCTTAAATGTAGTGgtggttttgaaaatatatccgGATAAAAACGACGGTAAAGCagatgctaaaaataaaaacaaagaaatagatttttcaaataaactaattattaggTTTCTTGTAGTTGGATCTATGAAGATCCCACGCCTAGTTTTGATAACTAGATATgagggtgatttttttttccttttttactaGTCAAAATATTTTGCGATCAACTTTCGTGTATGaaactgtttttgttttccagCTAGTTTTAGATAGACCATTCAAGCTTACAACACGGTGCattagtgggaaaaaaaaaactttctcgAATTCTTTCCttgaaatattatccaaaatagTGAGGCGGGaagcaaatatatcaaaaaccgAGAAATAACCTCCTGGTAAACATATACAGCAATTTTGTCTTTCAATATATACTAATTACTATCCGAAGTTTTGTCATGTTTGATTatgtttctaaaatttatattacTAAATTCAAATGAATGTGCGTGATTTTAACACGCGATTGGTAACAATTTGATGATGTTTCGACAATTCGATCAGctataaaataagattatattGGTGAttggattataaattaattaaatatttattcaaataattctctcgtttaaaaaaaaatattttttttatgaacatttCTAAATACCtacaaaaaaattccttttttttaagatttaataatataataaagtcaataattttatatataaaaaataaatatcctagagaacattaaattttaagaaccatattgttttggtattaaatataaacatgttttttaatttgaaatcttttaaccCTTACCTAGATAGTTTAAGAAGATATTTATAATTcatgaatcttgttttttttttaatgtaagggATAAAGAGTTATTTTATCCTAATAACATTAACGAGGAAATATAtcttatatatatgtattaataaataaatatatcttttacaCATGGATTAATGAAAGTATATATCCTTTATATATGCTAACGAGGGGAAAGTGACTGGCCTTGAGACACTCTTTGGACTCATGAAAATTTAGCCATGTTAGTGGGTTCAAAATCAAGATAGAGCCTACAGTGCTCGGCACTCGCCCAACACCTGGGTTTGGGAGCAAAGCTTGAACCCATGAAGTAAGGTGATGGGCGTGGAGCAAAGCTTGAGCCCATGAAGTAATGGATACTCGCATGATGTTTAATATGATCCAATAACCTTTGACGTGACTAATCCCATTATAGGTTTGTGCAATAGAGAATCGCCACGTGGTATACTCATCTTCCGCTGTACCAGCCATTCACAATAAGAGTAAAAGCTCCTATCCTATACATTGCCATACCAGACTCTTCCATACATGGCAACGCATTTAAGCGGTGCAAATCTTGTATAGTACATCAAGCCGTTAAACTCAGCTCCATCTCCCCACTTGTACGGCTAAGATCTAATAAAACATTCACTCGAGTACCACGCGGCATTAGCTTGTGAATCTCTTCTTAGTTAGAACCCAAGCTGACACAAgtcattttctattttcattctctctctaaaaaaaaaaccaaaaacaaaaaaaaaaaaacaattaaagaaaaggaaaaggaaaaaaaaaacactcactcACACTTGCAGTTGCCGGGAGTTTCCCCAGCGATCTTCCCGGCTAAAGGTACGGTTACCAGTCTCCCTCTCAATTATCAAGTCTACTAACCATCACTATGCATGCCATTCGCGCTGCGTGCACATACTGtgtgattttgaattttgatgattACAGTTTTGATCATTTCGAGCTTGTTTCCTCACCAGAACTGTTCATTTTACTATCTCTAGACGGTTTTAAATGAATGTTATCCATGATTGATCGAAGTTTGATTTTCAttgtttgttaatttaaaaCGGTTAGGTTTTGGTGTTTGAGTTTGTGTTGCAGATTGTCTGAGCTTGATCGTGATCAATGGTGTAAATGAGCGAAACGGCGTAGTAAGGAGCGGTGTTTGTTCGTGAAAGTAGGGGTTCGGGTTTCGAGTGGAGATCACCGGAGTCTCCGTGGAACTGGCTAACTGCAAAAAATGGTAGGCttggaattttttattcaagtttttgTTTGTTCTATACAAAATGCTATATTCACAGTCTGGTTCCGTTTAGATAGGGTGATTGATTATGTTTTTTCGAGTGTTTATTTGTTCTTTGATTGTCATTTGTCTATTTGGTACTAGATTTGGTTATCAATATCTggcttttaattatatttgatgcTTGTTACTTGTCTTCACATCTGCTCGCTAAATCCTTCACTGTATTGGAACAATAtctttcattgtttattttgttgtgcCTGTTTCTGTATTGCAAACTGTTTAAGTATATCCAAATATGCTGATCCATAATTTGAGATAGTTTTATTGTAACCTCATTTACGTCTACAATTTTGTGGGGCGAGGTATTGTGAGGATGATTTTATCATCCTTACTTTTGCTTTTGCCTTAAGTAAATAATGATGTGAGAGTTATCTTGTTCTTAACATGTTAAGTTAAGATAGGAGTGGTTAAGGGCTCAAATGGAGCTGGATATAGGAGCTTCAGGGGAAGAATATGGCTGGGAAATCTGGAGTGTTGGCAGAAAGCTTGCCTGTTGGAAGacagttaattttttatctcatgGAGTAATCTGAGCTGACAAGTGAATGTGCTCCACTCACCACATTGTTGACCTGGTTTGAAGTCCATGGACTTGCCTAGTGCATTTGGGGCATCTAGGCACTTGAGGTTTTCCTATCTTAAGTGGGGTACCCTGTTATATGAAAAAGTTCTCCATGAGAATTTTCTCTTAGTAATTAATGAGACATTTATACCAAGCAAATCTTCTCAAGTCTAGTGAGGAAATCCGTTGAAGTTACTCACTTGTCTGATATTAGGTAATTCCTTCCTAATAAAAAAGTTGTGACATACTTTGTGTTTGAAAGAATCAGTTCTCCTGATATCAGAAACATCCATGTGTGAGAACCTTTATCGAAAACCAATGCTTTTTTCTACTCTCTCATCGAGCCAGATTAGTTAACAACTTATAAGTTCTGTATTCTGACCTTCTTCCACTTTAAAGTTTAAATGTCTTCAAGATTGTGTGACTTGTACAGTTAGAAGTCTTAAGATTTGATTTCCAACATTCAAACATACGCAATGATCAtcacttttctttcttggaAGTTGTCCTCAAACTGCAAGGATGGACCCCCTAATGTATCTCTATGGGGAGCTAATTTAAAGGCTTATGGCTTAACCGAGGGCAGAGTTCAATGGAAAACTATCCAGCTACAATGAAACCTTCAGAGAACAGTTCAAGGAGAGAACTAACCCCTTTCGAAAACCTATATACTGATGGAAATGCCGGCTGCAATTTGTAACCACATAAGGTTACTAGGTTAGAGCAAATGCTAAAGGGAGGATGTAGGGAGCCATGTTGTAGGCAAGAAGGAATTATGTTCTAGAGTTGAATATAATGACGATTCTAGATTTGAACTTCATTTGTTTAAACTGGGAATCAGTTTCCTAACATGATTAAAGTCCATATCGTGCAATGTGCAACTAAGGGCAAGAATCACACAATTATTTCTATACCTTTTCATGAGCCTTGATGATTTAAATAGAGTTTGAAAGATCATGTACTTCAAGGTTACTCAACTTTATCGATTTAATTTTTCCattccaaccattttcttctATAGAATTCAGATCACACGTGAGAATTAAGATAGGAATGTTGCATTAGTTGATTCACACTTAACGTTAAGAATGCTAGTCATTtagtttgaatttatttgaacttaaatttgttattttttttgcaacaataaataataaaatgaaaatccaATAACAAAATCATAGTAAACAAGGTACATGGAAAAGAGCATGAAAAGGaaactaaaacctaaaatgtattttatcaatgaactcctaaaagaatcaaaatcaaacatacAGGAAAAAGATCCTTAAATAGTTTTGAGTAATCTAAGTACATGAAGAATCTGCCATTGTAGAAGGGTTGTTAGGTCAACACCTATAGGGATTTCATCAGGCAAACACCCTTGAAGGGTTGTTGGGGTAATCCTTAGGGGCTTGTTAGGTCAGTACCATGGCTTCCATGTCTTGTTGATGACTTGTGTGAGCACATGCCTTACCtctattgaaaagaaaaaggccAATTTCAAAGGAGCAAACCAAAAGGTGGTAAGAGAGCGACAATGTTGTTGACAAAGCATGGGGGACTAGGGTTGAGTGTCAACATCTTGAGGGATGAGGGGCTTCATGATATTTAAGTTCTATTCCATCAAAATCAGTAAAATTCTTCTTCACAATGAACATGTTCTTTCCATTTATCGAGCAACAACTCATTAACCAACTTAACCTAAAAGGTGCatgctttttgcttttttgaaaGTTGCTATCGATTAATCCACATCTGTCCACAGTAGTTTGTTTGGCACTATTGCATGTCCCTTTCCCCTATGCAATGCATTTTTGGAATATGGAAtcctcaattttattcctatcTAGTCTTGTTGATTTATGATTGCAACTTAGATTACTCTTGTATTTTGACCTTCTTTCCAGCACAAAAGCTTTTGGATTACCAGAGATGCCGGGTGTTTAAATGATGGAGATGTGGGTTTTGATAATTCCTCGAGAATGGAAGCAAAGCATAGTCATCAGTGGTTTATGGATAGCCCTGGACCTGAATTGTTCAGCAACAAGAAACAAGCAGTCGAACATTCTAGCAACAACAGGCCAGTTGCGGGAATGTCACACATGAACATTTCTCCATGGAATAATACTTCCAGCTTCCAGTCAGTTTCAGGACATTTCAGTGACCGTCTGTTTGGGTCTGAACCATTGCGGCCTAACAATGGTagcaattttctttcttctggCAATGGAAATATGAACATGggaagaaaggatttcatataTGGCAGCAATTGCTCTATGGGTTTGTCTATGACTCATAACATTGAAGATCCGTCTGCATCCATTAGTTTTGGTGGCATCAGAAAAGTAAAAGTCAATCAAGTTAGAGACTCGAACATTTCTTCATCAGTGGGGCACTCATATGCTAGAGGAGATGACAATATAATTTCAATGGGTCCTGCCTATAATAAGAGAGAAAGCAACACCATCTCTTTAGGCTCTACTTATAATAACGGGGATGAGAATACCATCTCAATCAGCCCCACATTCAGTAAGGCAGATGGCAATTTCATTTCAATACGTCATGCATTTAGTAAGGATGATGGAAATTTCATATCAATGGGCCACAATTATAACAAAGGAGATGAGAGTATGTTATCAATGGGCCAGCCCTTTGACAAGGAGGATGCCAATTTTATAACAATTGGTCCATCTTATGACAAGGAAAATAACCATTTCATATCAATGGCTCCCTCCTACAATAAGGGACATGACAATTTCATTTCAATGGGACCCTCCTATGATAAAACAAGtgaaaacttcattttgatgGGTTCCTCATTTAGCAAGGGAGGAgataatatcatatcaaatggTCCAGCATATGACAAGGCAGATTCTGACATTACATCCATGGCACCTGCCCAGGACAAAGGGAATTCTGGTATTCTATCTATGGGTCACAACTACAACAAGGGTGATAACAATGCCATTTCTTTTGGAGGCTTTCATGATGAACCTGAGACCAATTCCTCTGGCAATATTATTACTGGCTATGAGTTGCTAGTGAGCAATCAGGACACAGCTCAAACTTCAGAAGTATTGTCTCAGAACGTTTTGCCCCAGGCAAATGCAGATCCACAGTTGAATACTGATAGTGCTCCGAAGATCATTGCTGATCCACAGCTAAATAGTGCTCTGGAGGCTAATTCCAAAACTGATACTGACATCAAGGGTAAAGAGCCAAAGGCATCAATCAATGCAGCCCCCAAGAATAAAGAGCCAAAGACACCAATTGATTCTGCCTCTAAGAATAAAGAGCTGAAGACATCGAAGAAGGTCCCTGCT is a window encoding:
- the LOC7457923 gene encoding zinc finger protein ZAT11, with product MKRSLYAREIDSITMANCLVFLSKGRESYSFPSFDHAINNNSPSRVFECKTCNRKFPSFQALGGHRASHKKPKLMGGEGSFESQSPAKPKTHECSICGLEFAIGQALGGHMRRHRAALNDQNQLADPLSPPSSDHKQVVPVVKKSNSRRVLCLDLNLTPNENDMELFKLGNAAPIYS
- the LOC7457924 gene encoding uncharacterized protein LOC7457924, encoding MHKSFWITRDAGCLNDGDVGFDNSSRMEAKHSHQWFMDSPGPELFSNKKQAVEHSSNNRPVAGMSHMNISPWNNTSSFQSVSGHFSDRLFGSEPLRPNNGSNFLSSGNGNMNMGRKDFIYGSNCSMGLSMTHNIEDPSASISFGGIRKVKVNQVRDSNISSSVGHSYARGDDNIISMGPAYNKRESNTISLGSTYNNGDENTISISPTFSKADGNFISIRHAFSKDDGNFISMGHNYNKGDESMLSMGQPFDKEDANFITIGPSYDKENNHFISMAPSYNKGHDNFISMGPSYDKTSENFILMGSSFSKGGDNIISNGPAYDKADSDITSMAPAQDKGNSGILSMGHNYNKGDNNAISFGGFHDEPETNSSGNIITGYELLVSNQDTAQTSEVLSQNVLPQANADPQLNTDSAPKIIADPQLNSALEANSKTDTDIKGKEPKASINAAPKNKEPKTPIDSASKNKELKTSKKVPANNFPSNVKSLLSTGLLDGVPVKYVSWSREKTLEGIIKGTGYLCGCKECGSNKALNAYEFERHANCKTKHPNNHIFFENGKTIYAVVQELKNTPQGVLFNAIQTVTGSHINQKNFRIWKASYQAATRELQRIYGKDEVTVPS